A stretch of DNA from Pirellulales bacterium:
CCGGTGATCGAAACCAAGTAATCGGGGTGCGAAGATGTTGTTTGCGTTTCTTCCCAATATCGGTGGGCCGGAATTGATTATTCTCGGCATCCTTGCCGTGCTGCTATTTGGCAGCCGCCTTCCAGAAGTCGCCCGCAATCTTGGCAAAGGCGTGACGGAATTCAAAAAGGGCCTGCGAAATATCGAAGGTGAGATCGACGATGCGACGCGCGAACGCCGCGTTTCGCATTACGACGAACCGATCGACGAGCGCGAAGCGCCCACCGCGCCAAAGTTTGAGCCGCCGAAGTCGGAACCCCACGAAGTCGCCGAAACTCCCACCGTCGACGCCACCCCGCACGGCAACCCCGGCTGAGCGCGCAGTCAACAGGTA
This window harbors:
- a CDS encoding twin-arginine translocase TatA/TatE family subunit, whose protein sequence is MLFAFLPNIGGPELIILGILAVLLFGSRLPEVARNLGKGVTEFKKGLRNIEGEIDDATRERRVSHYDEPIDEREAPTAPKFEPPKSEPHEVAETPTVDATPHGNPG